In one window of Nicotiana tabacum cultivar K326 chromosome 12, ASM71507v2, whole genome shotgun sequence DNA:
- the LOC142167328 gene encoding uncharacterized protein LOC142167328 — MKIIEARSIIEDGMNITRKGQSVIRRIYLQLIDNPTRVNWKCLMFRNEARPKATFTMWLHLQDRLLIGERLSKWGILVDAGCAFCQERVESRSHLFCECDFARNIWCRVMSWLQRQRYTAISWDKHLKWSIQNGKGRSQEAKMFKLVYAETIHAIWLERNQRIFEKESKEGERLAREIAYICNIRASEDTRKLLQLCIF, encoded by the coding sequence ATGAAAATCATTGAAGCAAGGAGCATAATAGAGGATGGCATGAATATCACTAGAAAAGGGCAAAGTGTGATAAGAAGAATCTATTTGCAGCTTATTGATAATCCTACTAGGGTGAACTGGAAGTGTCTTATGTTCAGAAATGAAGCGAGACCCAAAGCCACATTCACAATGTGGCTCCACTTGCAAGATAGACTTCTCATTGGTGAAAGACTATCCAAATGGGGAATACTAGTTGATGCAGGGTGTGCTTTCTGTCAAGAACGAGTTGAATCTAGAAGCCACCTCTTCTGTGAATGTGATTTTGCGAGGAACATATGGTGCAGAGTAATGAGTTGGCTTCAAAGACAGAGATACACGGCTATAAGTTGGGATAAACATTTAAAGTGGTCTATCCAGAATGGCAAAGGTAGGTCACAAGAAGCTAAGATGTTCAAACTCGTATATGCGGAAACTattcatgctatttggttggaaAGGAACCAGAGGATATTCGAAAAGGAATCCAAAGAAGGAGAAAGGTTAGCGAGAGAAATTGCCTATATCTGCAATATTAGAGCCTCGGAAGACACAAGAAAACTTCTCCAACTTtgtattttctga